One Brevibacillus choshinensis genomic window carries:
- a CDS encoding DNA-directed RNA polymerase subunit beta, whose amino-acid sequence MDRGKGQPFPRDTQEVKTKEHSRRGKNWPIIMIKILMVPLLLFFSLVIGLMIGYGVVGHKPISEVFDLGTYKHMWDLLFAGT is encoded by the coding sequence ATGGATCGAGGAAAGGGACAACCATTCCCGCGTGATACCCAAGAGGTCAAGACAAAAGAGCACTCACGAAGAGGCAAGAATTGGCCCATCATCATGATCAAAATCTTGATGGTCCCCCTTCTGTTGTTCTTCTCGCTGGTCATTGGGCTGATGATCGGCTATGGTGTGGTCGGGCATAAGCCAATATCGGAAGTGTTTGATCTGGGTACATACAAGCATATGTGGGATTTGCTGTTTGCGGGGACGTAA